Proteins encoded in a region of the Novibacillus thermophilus genome:
- a CDS encoding cation acetate symporter, protein MNATYFIFFLAILTGTLIITHWAAKRGTTTHQYYSAAGNLTGFQNGMAIAGDYISAASFLGTTGAIALQGFDGFIYSIGFLVSYIPLLLAIAEPVRRLGMFTLGDVIETRFPGKHMRLTVSLCTLIITILYIIPQLVASGLLIHLLLGVDYTASVIIIGSLMTIYVVFGGMIATSWVQIVKTVLLMSGTFLLMVIALSRFNWSISRLLHEVSAASPFKEQFFYPGHLFADPVEAFSLSLTLVLGTAGLPHILIRFFTVQDTPAVRRSVVTATWIIGLFYVITLVLGFSAVALVGWDELYTVDTAGNIAALLLARELGGDFLTAFITAVAFSTILSVVTGLLIAATSSFSHDVYNHILRKGRATEREQLRVAKMTAATVGFTSILLSLKLEGFNVAILVSLVFVVSASTNLPILLLTFYWKRFNSIGVVSGTVAGLATSLLLVVTGPYVLNVIPLSNPGIIAIPSGFLGAAVGTLIAGKTTDDRHFQRFWFLSQTGKSLSKKANDKGGR, encoded by the coding sequence ATGAATGCGACGTACTTTATTTTTTTTCTAGCCATCTTGACTGGCACACTCATCATCACCCATTGGGCGGCCAAAAGAGGGACGACGACACACCAGTACTACTCCGCCGCCGGCAATTTAACCGGCTTTCAGAACGGGATGGCGATAGCTGGCGACTACATTAGCGCCGCGTCTTTTCTGGGGACGACGGGTGCCATCGCCTTGCAAGGGTTTGACGGATTCATATACTCCATCGGCTTTCTCGTTTCATACATTCCCCTCTTGCTCGCCATCGCTGAACCGGTGCGCCGCCTCGGGATGTTTACACTGGGGGACGTCATTGAAACGCGCTTCCCCGGAAAACACATGCGCTTGACCGTCTCCCTTTGTACGCTGATCATCACGATTTTGTACATTATTCCCCAACTGGTCGCATCCGGTCTGTTAATCCACTTGCTCCTCGGAGTCGACTACACGGCGTCGGTCATCATCATCGGCAGCCTGATGACGATCTACGTCGTTTTCGGCGGGATGATCGCCACATCGTGGGTACAAATCGTCAAGACCGTCTTACTCATGTCCGGAACGTTTTTGCTCATGGTCATTGCGTTATCCCGCTTTAACTGGAGCATTTCACGTCTGTTGCACGAGGTGAGTGCGGCCTCACCGTTTAAGGAGCAGTTTTTTTATCCGGGGCACTTGTTCGCCGATCCGGTGGAAGCCTTCTCCCTCAGTTTGACGCTCGTTCTCGGAACCGCAGGGCTCCCTCACATTCTCATACGTTTTTTTACCGTTCAAGACACACCAGCCGTCCGCCGTTCGGTCGTCACCGCCACATGGATCATCGGCCTCTTTTACGTCATTACCCTAGTTCTCGGATTTAGTGCCGTGGCACTTGTCGGATGGGACGAGCTGTACACCGTGGACACTGCAGGCAATATCGCCGCCTTGCTCCTCGCTCGCGAGCTGGGAGGCGATTTCCTCACGGCTTTCATCACGGCGGTGGCCTTCAGTACCATCCTGTCTGTCGTCACGGGACTACTCATTGCTGCCACGTCATCCTTCAGCCACGACGTCTACAACCATATCCTCCGCAAGGGGCGGGCGACGGAGCGCGAACAACTGCGAGTGGCCAAAATGACGGCTGCCACCGTCGGGTTTACGTCTATCCTCCTTTCTTTGAAGCTGGAAGGTTTTAATGTCGCTATTCTCGTCTCGTTGGTGTTTGTCGTCTCCGCTTCCACCAACTTGCCGATTTTACTGCTGACGTTTTATTGGAAACGCTTTAACTCGATTGGGGTTGTGAGCGGGACAGTTGCAGGTTTAGCCACTTCCTTACTCCTCGTCGTGACAGGGCCGTACGTGCTCAACGTCATTCCCCTCTCCAATCCCGGTATTATCGCTATCCCCTCCGGTTTTCTCGGTGCGGCCGTCGGAACGCTCATCGCCGGGAAAACCACTGACGACCGGCATTTTCAGCGATTCTGGTTCTTATCGCAAACCGGCAAGTCGCTTTCAAAAAAGGCGAATGACAAGGGAGGAAGGTGA
- a CDS encoding YheC/YheD family protein, with protein sequence MPQMKLHLFIDSDDTFPGHADVILPQAIVKKWRIALHGPVTLSCGSSAMDARILYSRNNSPKLTVRLRQTVAHVLGIYSECRMNIRYTPQRRLLQFGPLLGILTDGIEKRTSHEQRFGGMTRFYTECHLSADAHGIRMFVFSPEDLNVQKKQINGWTYLRGQWKQVPHPLPDVIYNRITSRRIEAQRSLQQKLEILKRLHRVQLFNEQFLDKWQVHTALKNDPSVRFMLPETHLYAKWTQLKSLLRRYPVVYIKPAGGSLGQGVMRLTLTGTRCHMQYTTLNGTITRSNVSFQEIARHMAWRKRHYQYLIQQGLPLITSLGRSIDFRVLVQKNGQGKWSITSIAGRIASNTNIVSNLARGGTIGTVSHILKQVDPGQPKPTIPQLRQHALAIAHAFERQIHGHFAELGIDLAADKSGKIWLLEINSKPSKTDDSVTNPSNDIRPSVGKTMDYTCCITGFPQKARKK encoded by the coding sequence ATGCCTCAGATGAAATTACATCTTTTCATCGATTCTGACGACACCTTTCCCGGACATGCCGACGTCATCCTCCCCCAGGCCATCGTAAAAAAGTGGCGCATCGCTTTGCATGGTCCCGTTACGCTTTCATGCGGCTCATCTGCGATGGACGCCCGCATTCTGTACAGCCGTAACAACAGTCCAAAACTCACCGTACGCTTGCGCCAAACGGTCGCACACGTATTGGGCATCTACAGTGAGTGTCGAATGAATATCCGCTATACACCGCAACGCCGCCTCTTGCAGTTCGGTCCTCTGCTCGGCATTTTGACCGACGGGATCGAAAAGCGAACGTCCCACGAGCAGCGTTTCGGTGGAATGACCCGCTTCTACACCGAGTGCCATCTCTCAGCAGACGCGCACGGCATCCGAATGTTTGTCTTTTCACCGGAAGATTTAAACGTCCAAAAAAAACAAATTAATGGGTGGACGTATCTTAGAGGACAGTGGAAACAAGTCCCCCACCCGTTGCCAGACGTGATTTACAACCGCATTACGTCACGCCGCATCGAGGCTCAACGCAGTTTGCAACAGAAACTGGAAATTTTGAAAAGGCTCCACCGCGTACAGCTGTTTAACGAACAATTTTTAGATAAATGGCAAGTCCATACCGCTTTGAAAAACGACCCGAGCGTTCGGTTCATGTTGCCGGAAACCCATCTGTACGCAAAGTGGACCCAATTAAAAAGCCTGTTGAGACGCTATCCGGTCGTTTACATCAAACCGGCCGGCGGCAGTCTAGGCCAAGGTGTCATGCGCCTCACGCTCACCGGTACACGTTGTCACATGCAGTATACCACGTTAAACGGCACGATAACCCGATCGAACGTGTCCTTTCAAGAAATTGCCCGTCATATGGCGTGGCGCAAACGGCACTATCAATACTTAATCCAACAAGGACTCCCTCTCATTACTTCTTTGGGGCGGAGTATCGACTTCCGCGTCCTCGTCCAGAAAAACGGCCAAGGCAAGTGGTCGATTACATCGATCGCTGGACGCATTGCAAGTAATACGAACATCGTGTCCAACTTGGCCCGGGGAGGCACGATCGGCACAGTCTCCCACATATTAAAGCAGGTGGATCCCGGACAGCCAAAACCGACCATCCCACAATTACGTCAACACGCCTTAGCCATCGCCCACGCTTTTGAGCGACAGATCCACGGTCACTTTGCCGAGCTGGGCATCGACCTCGCCGCGGACAAAAGCGGTAAAATCTGGCTGTTAGAGATTAATTCAAAACCGTCGAAGACGGATGACTCTGTCACGAATCCGTCCAATGACATTCGGCCATCTGTCGGGAAGACGATGGACTACACGTGTTGTATTACCGGGTTTCCGCAAAAGGCGAGAAAAAAATGA
- a CDS encoding DUF4212 domain-containing protein: MQTLDEKQTSYWKKNLSLIRNLLTIWALISIGGGILFAEPLSRVKFFGVSLSFWIAQQGAIIVFILLILFYAIRMEQLDQAYIRDVMEDR; the protein is encoded by the coding sequence GTGCAAACTCTCGACGAAAAACAAACGAGCTACTGGAAAAAAAACTTATCCCTCATCCGTAATCTGTTGACCATTTGGGCCCTCATCTCTATCGGCGGCGGCATTTTGTTCGCTGAGCCACTCAGTCGTGTGAAGTTTTTTGGCGTGTCCCTTTCGTTCTGGATCGCCCAACAGGGGGCCATCATCGTCTTTATTCTCTTGATCCTCTTCTACGCCATCCGCATGGAACAGCTGGATCAAGCGTACATCCGGGACGTGATGGAAGACAGATAA
- a CDS encoding GNAT family N-acetyltransferase: protein MHIREVPYSQLNKVRRRLLHFLRLYGDKRLTHKALRWLSTLPPQPYEEGTVIAVALDGRRLVGVIAIGQYGKEESIIAVKPNYRQSGVGRQLVHYALEHLDRLYARVAMDNIPSLKLCFSIGMVAFDLFTGVTGKPTLWLGIGKWDREEVKSWS from the coding sequence GTGCACATTCGTGAAGTGCCGTACAGTCAGCTGAACAAAGTTCGCCGCCGACTGTTGCACTTCCTCCGTCTGTACGGCGACAAACGCCTCACCCACAAAGCGCTCCGCTGGCTGAGCACGCTGCCGCCTCAACCGTACGAGGAAGGAACAGTCATCGCTGTCGCCCTCGACGGAAGGCGACTGGTCGGCGTCATTGCCATCGGACAGTACGGAAAGGAAGAGTCCATCATCGCCGTAAAGCCGAACTACCGGCAATCCGGAGTAGGGCGACAGTTAGTCCACTACGCACTAGAGCATTTAGACCGCCTGTACGCCCGTGTCGCCATGGACAACATCCCGAGTTTAAAACTGTGCTTCTCCATCGGGATGGTAGCGTTTGACCTGTTTACAGGCGTCACGGGTAAACCGACGCTGTGGCTCGGCATCGGAAAGTGGGACAGGGAAGAAGTGAAATCTTGGTCGTAA
- a CDS encoding YheC/YheD family protein produces the protein MVRPHHGLAIRHIRSLFLCQFSSLRTLSPICPEAAPGPANGTVRRTAKGKWQLAQLIRHSEQLSRYFPHTERYVNPGSARAFIQRYRALVAKPSAGSHGRGIVAVMHHKASGRYLIFGRTKENTPLSQTCDTLDQTLAWLHRFIGPNRYLLQPYLKLRTPNHLPFDIRILMQKDERHAWQTTGIAVRTGRLHSLTSNLHGGGRAVKFRPFLLQLPFEPHVLKRIEQDIRVIKEQLPPLIERKHGRLCELGIDVGIDVEGRVWLLEVNSKPGRQVFRQAGEREMYLAAIRRPVLYANALLKRRAFAAPPTTGARRVGS, from the coding sequence GTGGTACGCCCACACCACGGCCTTGCCATCCGTCATATACGATCGCTGTTTTTATGTCAGTTCAGCTCATTACGAACGTTATCGCCCATTTGTCCAGAAGCTGCGCCGGGACCCGCAAACGGAACTGTTAGGCGTACCGCTAAAGGGAAGTGGCAGCTCGCACAACTCATCAGACACTCCGAGCAACTGTCCCGGTACTTTCCGCATACAGAACGATATGTCAACCCGGGGAGTGCACGGGCTTTTATCCAACGTTACCGAGCCCTCGTCGCCAAACCGAGCGCCGGGAGCCACGGCAGGGGAATCGTTGCCGTAATGCACCACAAAGCTAGCGGACGCTATCTCATCTTCGGGCGTACAAAGGAAAACACCCCCCTGTCCCAGACGTGTGACACCCTCGACCAAACGCTGGCGTGGTTACATCGGTTTATCGGTCCAAACCGTTACCTCCTCCAGCCTTATTTAAAGTTGCGTACACCGAACCACCTCCCATTCGACATACGCATTCTAATGCAAAAAGACGAACGACACGCGTGGCAGACGACTGGCATCGCTGTGCGAACCGGGCGGCTCCATTCTCTGACGTCCAATTTACACGGAGGTGGGAGAGCCGTCAAATTTAGGCCGTTTTTACTGCAGCTCCCATTTGAACCACACGTTTTGAAACGGATCGAACAAGATATTCGGGTGATAAAAGAGCAGCTACCACCGCTGATTGAGCGGAAACACGGGCGTCTGTGTGAATTGGGCATCGACGTCGGGATTGACGTAGAAGGGCGGGTCTGGCTGCTGGAGGTGAATTCCAAACCTGGACGTCAGGTGTTCAGGCAAGCAGGCGAACGCGAGATGTACCTTGCGGCGATCAGGCGTCCCGTTTTGTACGCCAACGCCTTGTTAAAGCGCCGCGCTTTTGCTGCACCCCCTACTACCGGCGCCCGCCGTGTCGGAAGTTAG
- a CDS encoding LytS/YhcK type 5TM receptor domain-containing protein encodes MVSITLVLFERTGLLLVVAFMLTRIPTFRHLLDRELGLKTVIYHAAIFGAFGIVGAQAGIVFHDGEIASRFWVTTLERGETLIGSHLVAIVIAGLLGGSYVGLGAGCVTAVYFYFLSSDTVIADMLASVLTGLFAGLTARFFSNERVIAPAKALFIGMFAPIFHVCLLLAFTESPDQTVALVNTVGIPLVITNSVAIAIFTTMIRVALHEQEKETALETERALHITEQALPHLRQGLHRDTATKIARLLYDELKTAAAAVSISNTEHVLAHIGLGNDHHRPGESLKTRLSQKALKEKEMQIAYTPEHIQCQHNGCPLQAGIILPISQSGEIIGLIKLYYRRPQQIRKVDIVRAEGLAKLFSHQLDVVAAEEMKSLLREAEMRNLQAQINPHFLFNTLHLIQVLIRVDTSLARHITVQLGRFIRANLKSTSRLLIQLEQELEHFFAYLEIVKVRFSHRIAIEYDVDDRISDADIPPFTLQPLAENSLQHGLKRAKSGKLSIRVKKEGERIYFEIRDSGDGFPEHLLDRLGKIPLPSQKGNGIGLYNVNQRLVGMFGESAQLHFHNLPSGGCSVSFSIPIRHEHRDATSSSSSPG; translated from the coding sequence ATGGTCTCCATCACGCTCGTTCTGTTTGAACGCACCGGCCTTCTCCTCGTCGTAGCCTTTATGTTGACCCGCATCCCGACTTTTCGTCACCTGCTTGACAGAGAACTCGGTTTGAAAACAGTCATCTATCACGCCGCGATCTTCGGTGCATTTGGCATTGTCGGCGCTCAGGCCGGCATCGTGTTCCACGACGGGGAAATCGCGTCCCGGTTTTGGGTGACGACGTTGGAACGAGGAGAAACGTTAATCGGATCACATCTGGTGGCCATCGTCATCGCCGGTCTGTTGGGCGGGTCTTACGTCGGCTTGGGAGCAGGATGTGTGACGGCCGTGTACTTCTACTTTTTGAGCAGTGACACGGTTATCGCTGATATGCTCGCTTCGGTCTTGACAGGTTTGTTCGCCGGGTTAACGGCACGCTTTTTTTCTAACGAGCGCGTCATCGCACCGGCGAAAGCGCTGTTCATCGGCATGTTCGCCCCGATCTTTCACGTCTGTTTGCTGCTCGCGTTCACTGAGTCGCCTGACCAGACGGTCGCCCTCGTGAATACAGTTGGTATTCCACTGGTGATTACCAACAGTGTCGCCATCGCTATATTCACCACTATGATCCGCGTCGCGCTACACGAACAGGAGAAGGAAACGGCACTGGAAACAGAGCGGGCCCTCCACATTACGGAACAAGCCCTCCCCCACTTGCGGCAAGGCCTTCACCGGGACACCGCCACCAAAATCGCCCGTCTCCTGTACGATGAATTAAAGACGGCGGCCGCGGCCGTCTCCATTTCGAATACGGAGCACGTACTGGCGCACATCGGCCTCGGCAATGACCATCACCGTCCGGGCGAATCGTTAAAAACCCGTCTCTCGCAAAAGGCGCTGAAAGAAAAAGAGATGCAAATCGCCTACACGCCGGAACACATTCAATGCCAGCACAACGGGTGCCCGCTGCAAGCGGGCATCATTCTGCCCATTAGCCAGTCCGGAGAAATCATCGGACTGATCAAATTGTACTACCGCCGCCCGCAACAAATACGCAAGGTAGACATCGTGCGCGCCGAAGGACTGGCAAAACTCTTCTCCCATCAATTGGATGTCGTAGCAGCAGAGGAAATGAAATCGCTCCTCAGGGAGGCGGAAATGCGAAACTTGCAAGCGCAGATCAACCCACATTTCTTGTTTAACACCCTCCATCTCATTCAGGTGTTAATTCGAGTCGACACGTCACTGGCCCGCCACATCACGGTCCAGTTAGGGCGCTTCATTCGCGCCAATTTGAAATCGACGTCTCGCCTCCTCATTCAGTTGGAGCAAGAACTCGAACACTTTTTCGCGTACTTGGAAATTGTGAAAGTCCGCTTCTCCCATCGCATTGCGATCGAGTACGACGTGGACGACAGAATCAGCGACGCTGACATCCCTCCGTTTACGTTACAGCCCCTTGCAGAAAACAGCTTGCAACACGGTCTGAAACGGGCCAAAAGTGGCAAACTCAGCATACGTGTGAAAAAGGAAGGAGAACGCATTTACTTTGAGATTCGGGACAGTGGCGACGGTTTCCCCGAACACCTCTTGGACAGGCTGGGGAAGATCCCTTTACCGAGCCAAAAAGGAAACGGCATCGGCCTGTACAACGTGAATCAACGATTAGTGGGAATGTTCGGCGAATCGGCACAGTTGCACTTTCACAATCTCCCCTCCGGCGGGTGTTCCGTTTCGTTTAGCATTCCGATCCGGCACGAACATCGCGATGCAACTTCCAGTTCATCCTCCCCCGGCTGA
- a CDS encoding C40 family peptidase translates to MFRKKRYKKVMLLSLAFALAISSFSLLSGQAEAASAMDLFKRVYKQATGAEFNGFHSGSKTKQPVQPQPVEVSQPDPVETPQPELPETGSDELPPSEPVQPEPVQPVNPQPVESQPDPEQETEAGHSSVADKIIKTGEKYLGTPYKYGAPYGQTNTFDCSSFTKTVFAENGITLPRSSRQQAQVGTPVSKNNLQKGDLIFTSTSYSSNISHVAIYAGNGKVLHTYGPGGVRYDTFKGSWLDRAFITARRVID, encoded by the coding sequence ATGTTTCGCAAAAAAAGATACAAAAAGGTGATGCTCCTATCGCTTGCCTTCGCACTTGCCATAAGTTCATTCTCTCTGTTAAGTGGACAAGCTGAGGCTGCAAGTGCGATGGACCTATTCAAACGTGTGTACAAGCAAGCGACAGGGGCCGAATTTAACGGCTTTCACTCGGGGTCAAAAACGAAGCAACCGGTGCAACCTCAACCCGTCGAGGTGAGCCAACCGGATCCGGTGGAAACGCCTCAGCCAGAACTGCCGGAAACTGGATCTGACGAATTGCCGCCATCTGAGCCTGTACAGCCGGAACCGGTGCAACCGGTAAACCCTCAACCTGTCGAGTCTCAACCTGATCCTGAACAGGAAACGGAAGCCGGCCATTCGAGTGTCGCGGACAAGATCATCAAAACAGGGGAAAAATATTTGGGAACACCGTACAAGTACGGAGCCCCTTATGGGCAGACGAACACGTTTGATTGTTCGTCCTTCACGAAAACCGTGTTTGCTGAAAATGGGATCACGTTGCCGCGCAGTTCTCGACAGCAAGCACAGGTTGGAACGCCTGTTTCCAAAAACAATTTGCAAAAGGGCGATCTGATCTTTACCAGTACGAGCTACTCCAGCAACATCTCCCATGTGGCTATCTACGCTGGAAACGGAAAAGTGTTACACACGTACGGTCCAGGCGGCGTGCGTTACGACACCTTTAAGGGCAGCTGGTTGGACCGGGCGTTCATTACCGCACGCCGGGTCATTGACTGA
- a CDS encoding YheC/YheD family protein — MRKHGWLVWNKGRAWRFFLPKTGNTFASKHVSFGSNRLNIPVTAYPFRPGELGFPVQCRAAGKGRWHLPPLIGILTSEHPSIPGFRGNKANFRDIVETGRRMGVLVFVFTPNGVRDSASEIVGFTRHPAVKGWVRLSFPKPHVVYNRIPDRKAERQPAEQTTLRMFLESEDTRLFNPRFFNKEELWHWTANDDTLKYLQPVTEIWGDQATLTHFLDRFNPLYLKPVSGKAGKGIMQIKQEANSYLLTFVTGRGRELKRFRTRFSRILYEKVNRLTNGERYLIQQGVSLVQYNGHPFDLRTLVQKDSEGEWDVTGLGIRLAGKQGVTTHVPRGGSIGKPENIFPRVFGSEAKQLYSRALELAVAAARAIERQSGHALGELSLDLGIDRNHRFWLFEANAKPMKFDEPLIRKRSLERIIQYAVYLAEGRERSAHS; from the coding sequence ATGAGAAAACACGGTTGGCTCGTATGGAACAAAGGACGTGCTTGGCGCTTCTTCCTGCCAAAGACAGGCAACACCTTCGCGTCAAAACACGTATCTTTCGGATCGAACAGGCTGAACATTCCTGTCACCGCTTATCCTTTTCGACCGGGTGAACTCGGCTTTCCCGTTCAATGTCGTGCAGCCGGAAAGGGTCGGTGGCATCTTCCCCCTTTAATCGGCATCCTGACCTCTGAACACCCGAGCATTCCAGGTTTCCGCGGCAACAAGGCCAATTTCCGGGACATTGTGGAGACCGGGCGGCGCATGGGAGTTCTCGTATTTGTGTTCACGCCAAACGGCGTCAGGGACAGCGCCTCCGAAATCGTCGGGTTTACGCGACATCCGGCCGTCAAAGGCTGGGTGCGCCTTTCGTTTCCCAAACCCCATGTCGTCTACAATCGCATCCCGGATCGCAAGGCGGAACGACAACCTGCTGAACAAACGACGCTGCGCATGTTCCTCGAGAGCGAAGACACCCGGCTATTCAACCCGAGATTTTTTAACAAAGAGGAACTCTGGCACTGGACAGCCAATGACGATACGCTGAAATACCTTCAGCCAGTGACGGAAATATGGGGAGACCAGGCGACGTTGACCCACTTTTTAGACCGGTTCAACCCGTTGTACCTCAAACCGGTCAGCGGAAAAGCAGGCAAAGGCATTATGCAGATCAAGCAAGAGGCCAACAGTTATCTTCTGACATTCGTCACGGGGAGGGGCCGTGAACTGAAACGGTTCCGCACGCGTTTTTCCCGCATCTTGTATGAAAAAGTCAACCGACTCACAAATGGCGAACGGTACCTTATCCAACAAGGGGTGAGCCTCGTACAGTACAACGGCCACCCGTTCGACTTGCGCACCCTCGTCCAGAAAGACAGTGAAGGAGAGTGGGATGTGACCGGATTAGGCATTCGCCTCGCCGGAAAACAGGGCGTGACGACACACGTGCCACGGGGTGGCAGCATCGGAAAGCCAGAAAATATCTTCCCCCGCGTGTTCGGCTCAGAGGCGAAACAGTTGTACAGCCGTGCGTTGGAACTCGCCGTCGCCGCGGCCCGCGCGATCGAACGCCAGTCGGGGCACGCGTTGGGGGAACTTTCCCTTGACCTCGGGATCGATCGAAACCACCGTTTTTGGCTGTTTGAAGCTAACGCCAAACCGATGAAGTTCGATGAACCGCTCATCCGCAAACGTTCACTGGAACGCATCATCCAATACGCTGTCTATTTAGCGGAAGGGAGGGAGAGAAGTGCACATTCGTGA
- a CDS encoding YheC/YheD family protein, with the protein MNSYVCRIHRLKSAPTKAVIMTTSLIQKLRCTHGTSVRVSCGNKQVITRIASVNRPGDAMYIPANIAHALALPSTSTTRVTFQNKTLRMGPVIGILTTGFTGSSLKPFGARTSLFKQFLAAGKEEGPVFFVFTPSMVNWQDETIAGWFIHYHPTLKQYIWKADRAPFPDVVYDRVPNRKKELEPCVVQCKGRLLKHRHRIHWFNQGFFNKWNVHEQLYNHPLASYYIPETVRSPNVFKLKEMLNHHRMIYLKPSGGSLGLGIIRITYDPTYGYYCRYHALQTGRNVLKRFKSLDRLVQHLFPNQTGLIDRYIAQQGIRLIRHEDRPVDFRLHMHKNGKNEWKVVGMAAKVAGSGSVTTHVRTGGSVIPADTLFQMKYGEKGAHMRKQLEQSAKEIAVALEETTDGILGELGMDMGLDTNHHVWLFEVNAKPGRHIFYHPYLRAAGRESARYITEYSLKLADFI; encoded by the coding sequence ATGAATTCGTACGTTTGTCGTATCCACCGACTGAAGTCGGCACCGACGAAAGCCGTCATCATGACAACATCACTGATACAAAAGCTCAGATGCACACACGGAACGTCCGTCCGGGTCTCTTGCGGGAACAAGCAAGTGATTACCCGCATCGCTTCGGTTAACAGGCCCGGCGACGCGATGTACATTCCCGCCAACATCGCCCACGCCCTCGCGCTGCCGTCGACGTCGACGACACGCGTTACCTTTCAAAACAAAACGTTGCGGATGGGGCCTGTCATCGGCATCTTGACGACTGGTTTTACCGGGTCGTCCCTAAAGCCGTTCGGCGCAAGGACGTCCTTATTTAAGCAGTTTCTCGCAGCTGGTAAAGAGGAAGGTCCTGTTTTTTTTGTGTTCACCCCTTCCATGGTCAATTGGCAGGACGAAACGATAGCCGGTTGGTTCATCCACTATCATCCTACCCTCAAACAGTACATTTGGAAGGCGGATCGTGCGCCGTTCCCCGACGTAGTGTACGACCGGGTGCCAAACCGGAAAAAGGAACTCGAACCTTGTGTGGTCCAGTGCAAAGGGCGTCTATTGAAGCACCGGCACCGCATCCACTGGTTTAACCAAGGTTTTTTTAATAAGTGGAACGTCCATGAGCAGCTGTACAATCATCCGCTCGCATCGTATTACATCCCGGAAACCGTGCGGTCACCGAATGTGTTTAAGCTAAAGGAAATGTTAAACCACCACAGGATGATTTACTTGAAACCGAGCGGCGGCAGCCTCGGGCTGGGCATTATCCGGATTACGTACGACCCGACATACGGTTATTACTGCCGGTACCACGCCCTGCAAACCGGGCGCAATGTTCTGAAGCGCTTTAAGTCCCTGGACCGCCTCGTGCAGCACCTTTTTCCAAACCAGACGGGACTGATTGACCGGTACATTGCCCAGCAAGGGATTCGCCTTATTCGCCATGAAGACCGGCCGGTCGACTTTCGACTGCACATGCACAAAAACGGGAAAAACGAGTGGAAAGTGGTCGGCATGGCAGCCAAAGTGGCCGGGAGCGGCAGTGTCACGACCCACGTCCGAACCGGAGGATCGGTCATTCCTGCCGACACGCTGTTCCAAATGAAATACGGGGAAAAAGGGGCTCACATGCGGAAACAACTGGAGCAGTCGGCAAAGGAAATCGCCGTCGCACTGGAGGAGACGACAGACGGCATTCTCGGAGAGCTGGGAATGGATATGGGATTGGACACGAATCACCACGTCTGGTTATTCGAAGTGAACGCCAAACCGGGGCGTCACATCTTCTACCACCCCTACCTTCGTGCTGCAGGAAGGGAATCTGCTCGTTACATTACCGAATACAGCTTGAAACTGGCCGACTTTATTTAA
- a CDS encoding DUF485 domain-containing protein, whose amino-acid sequence MDKTERVKRAIAKKMRFTTSVVLCSIGCYLCLPLTIAFFPQAVHISIYHHFHLGWILSFAQFAITWGVCSFYLYKGKRFDDEIEHEFDGEHT is encoded by the coding sequence GTGGACAAGACTGAACGAGTCAAGCGCGCCATCGCTAAAAAAATGCGGTTTACGACGTCCGTCGTCTTGTGCAGTATCGGCTGTTACTTGTGTCTGCCGCTTACGATCGCTTTTTTCCCACAGGCGGTGCACATCTCCATCTACCACCACTTTCACTTGGGCTGGATACTGTCATTTGCCCAATTTGCAATAACGTGGGGCGTCTGTTCTTTCTACTTGTACAAAGGGAAGCGGTTCGACGACGAAATCGAGCACGAGTTTGACGGAGAGCACACTTGA